A DNA window from Rhodococcus sp. Z13 contains the following coding sequences:
- a CDS encoding thiamine-phosphate kinase, with the protein MTDPTGPTVSEVGEFPTIARAVEGRRQPATTLVGPGHDAALVAAADGRVAVSVDMLVEGRHFRLDWSSPREVGRKAVAQNGADVAALGARPTAFVVGLGCPPDTPVAVLDGISAGIGEAAEEIGAGVVGGDLVQAGQVIVSVTVLGDLEGRAPLLRSGARAGDVVALAGRTGPSAAGLALLLAGNGDFPDLVAAHRVPTPDYPAGPAAAAAGARACTDISDGLLADLGHIATASGVAIDLEPRALAPGPRLAGAAAALGADPWDWVLTGGEDHALAACFPPDRPLPEGWHAIGRVYDGAGVTLDGRAHDGAGGWQSFAPGFSPGTS; encoded by the coding sequence GTGACCGACCCGACCGGCCCCACCGTCTCCGAAGTCGGGGAATTCCCCACCATCGCGCGGGCGGTCGAGGGCCGGCGCCAACCCGCCACGACCCTCGTCGGCCCCGGGCACGACGCCGCGCTGGTCGCCGCCGCCGACGGCCGTGTCGCCGTCTCGGTCGACATGCTCGTCGAGGGCCGGCACTTCCGCCTCGACTGGTCCAGCCCCCGGGAGGTCGGACGCAAGGCCGTCGCCCAGAACGGCGCCGACGTCGCCGCGCTCGGCGCCCGCCCCACCGCGTTCGTCGTGGGGCTCGGCTGCCCACCCGACACGCCCGTCGCGGTCCTCGACGGGATCTCCGCAGGCATCGGCGAGGCCGCCGAGGAGATCGGGGCCGGTGTCGTGGGCGGCGACCTCGTGCAGGCCGGGCAGGTGATCGTCTCGGTCACCGTCCTCGGCGACCTGGAGGGCCGGGCGCCGCTGCTGCGCTCCGGCGCCCGGGCGGGGGACGTCGTCGCCCTCGCCGGCCGCACCGGACCCTCCGCCGCCGGACTGGCGTTACTGCTCGCCGGCAACGGCGACTTCCCCGACCTCGTCGCCGCCCACCGGGTGCCCACCCCCGACTACCCCGCCGGTCCGGCGGCCGCGGCGGCCGGGGCGCGGGCCTGCACCGACATCTCCGACGGACTGCTCGCCGACCTCGGCCACATCGCCACCGCCTCCGGGGTGGCGATCGACCTCGAACCCCGGGCGCTGGCACCCGGGCCGCGGCTCGCGGGCGCCGCCGCCGCGCTCGGCGCCGACCCCTGGGACTGGGTGCTCACCGGCGGCGAGGACCACGCCCTCGCCGCCTGCTTCCCACCGGACCGGCCGCTGCCCGAGGGATGGCACGCGATCGGTCGGGTGTACGACGGTGCCGGTGTCACCCTCGACGGCCGGGCGCACGACGGTGCGGGCGGCTGGCAGAGTTTCGCGCCCGGCTTCTCCCCGGGCACCTCGTAG
- a CDS encoding gamma carbonic anhydrase family protein translates to MAVYALGERVPDIHPDAWVHPDAVVIGNVTLGAGASVWPSAVLRGDYGTITVGEKTNIQDGTIIHCTAVEPTVLGARCVVGHNAHIEGATIGDGALIGSGSLVLNGSVIGAGAQVAAGALIAPRFELPPRRMAMGVPAKIREGYEVPEGAFDANAEMYAANATYYRTALRRID, encoded by the coding sequence ATGGCTGTCTACGCACTCGGCGAGCGTGTCCCCGATATCCATCCCGACGCCTGGGTCCACCCCGACGCGGTCGTGATCGGCAACGTCACCCTCGGTGCCGGTGCCTCGGTCTGGCCGTCCGCGGTGCTGCGGGGCGACTACGGCACCATCACCGTGGGGGAGAAGACCAACATCCAGGACGGCACCATCATCCACTGCACCGCCGTCGAACCCACCGTCCTCGGCGCGCGTTGCGTGGTAGGCCACAACGCCCACATCGAGGGCGCCACCATCGGCGACGGTGCCCTGATCGGCTCCGGTTCGCTCGTCCTCAACGGCTCCGTCATCGGGGCCGGGGCGCAGGTCGCCGCCGGGGCACTGATCGCGCCGCGGTTCGAGCTGCCGCCGCGCCGCATGGCCATGGGCGTGCCCGCGAAGATCCGCGAGGGCTACGAGGTGCCCGAGGGCGCCTTCGACGCCAACGCGGAGATGTACGCGGCGAACGCCACCTACTACCGCACCGCACTGCGCCGCATCGACTGA
- a CDS encoding uracil-DNA glycosylase, protein MEPRGPKPLPELVDPGWAEALAPVADDIAAMGRFLRAELAAGRQYLPAGKNVLRAFTQPFEQVRVLVVGQDPYPTPGHAVGLSFSVAPDVRPIPRSLANIYREYTEDLGHPQPSTGDLSPWAEHGVLLLNRVLTVMPGQPASHRGKGWEAVTEQAIRALVARGTPLVAILWGRDAATLEPMLGDVPTVKSAHPSPLSASRGFFGSRPFSRANALLVEQGGEPVDWRLP, encoded by the coding sequence GTGGAGCCTCGCGGCCCGAAGCCGCTGCCCGAACTCGTCGACCCCGGCTGGGCCGAGGCACTCGCCCCCGTCGCCGACGACATCGCCGCGATGGGACGGTTCCTGCGCGCCGAACTCGCCGCCGGGCGCCAGTACCTGCCGGCCGGGAAGAACGTGCTGCGCGCGTTCACCCAGCCGTTCGAGCAGGTCCGCGTCCTCGTTGTCGGGCAGGACCCCTATCCCACCCCCGGGCACGCCGTGGGCCTGAGCTTCTCCGTGGCCCCCGACGTCCGGCCGATCCCGCGCAGCCTCGCCAACATCTACCGCGAGTACACCGAGGATCTCGGCCACCCGCAGCCGTCCACGGGCGACCTGTCGCCCTGGGCCGAACACGGTGTGCTGCTGCTCAACAGGGTCCTCACCGTGATGCCGGGGCAGCCCGCCTCCCACCGCGGCAAGGGCTGGGAGGCCGTGACGGAACAGGCGATCCGCGCCCTCGTCGCGCGCGGCACCCCGCTCGTCGCGATTCTGTGGGGCCGGGACGCGGCGACCCTCGAGCCGATGCTCGGCGACGTGCCGACCGTGAAGTCGGCGCATCCCTCGCCGCTGTCGGCCTCCCGTGGCTTCTTCGGCTCCCGCCCGTTCAGCCGGGCCAACGCCCTGCTCGTCGAGCAGGGCGGGGAACCCGTGGACTGGCGACTGCCCTAG
- a CDS encoding enoyl-CoA hydratase/isomerase family protein, which translates to MTENQSFEQQVPSLVRVEDRVLRVAVATSEHGTSLSPAGMEQGIAALRAAGPEIGAVLLVGEGANFCAGGNVLGFAAAEDRSAHLLDIANLFHDFVRELDEAAVPVVAAVHGWAAGAGMSLALLADIALGGPGTKMRAAYPSIGFSPDGGMSWTLPRIVGQARAREIIMTDAVIGADEAVRLGLLSRLVADGEIQSEALRLARTLAHGPTSSYATIRSLVAGSAQRTLSEQLDVEAAAISAAASSPIGIEGVDAFVEKRRPDWDSVRES; encoded by the coding sequence GTGACCGAGAACCAATCATTCGAACAACAGGTCCCCTCGCTCGTGCGGGTCGAGGACCGGGTGCTGCGCGTCGCCGTCGCCACCTCCGAACACGGCACCTCGCTCTCCCCTGCCGGGATGGAGCAGGGCATCGCCGCACTGCGTGCCGCGGGCCCCGAGATCGGTGCCGTGCTGCTCGTGGGCGAGGGCGCCAACTTCTGCGCCGGCGGCAACGTCCTCGGCTTCGCCGCCGCGGAGGACCGCAGCGCCCACCTGCTGGACATCGCGAATCTCTTCCACGACTTCGTCCGCGAACTGGACGAGGCCGCGGTGCCGGTGGTGGCCGCCGTCCACGGCTGGGCCGCGGGCGCCGGCATGAGCCTGGCGCTGCTCGCCGACATCGCCCTGGGTGGACCGGGCACGAAGATGCGCGCGGCGTATCCGTCGATCGGCTTCTCTCCCGACGGCGGGATGTCCTGGACCCTGCCACGCATCGTCGGGCAGGCGCGGGCCCGCGAGATCATCATGACCGACGCCGTGATCGGCGCCGACGAAGCCGTGCGCCTGGGGCTGCTGAGCCGGCTCGTGGCCGACGGCGAGATCCAGAGCGAGGCCCTGCGCCTGGCCCGCACCCTCGCCCACGGCCCCACCAGCTCGTACGCGACGATCCGCTCGCTCGTCGCCGGATCCGCGCAGCGGACCCTGTCCGAGCAGCTCGACGTGGAGGCCGCCGCCATCTCCGCCGCGGCGTCGAGCCCCATCGGTATCGAAGGGGTCGACGCCTTCGTCGAGAAACGGCGCCCCGACTGGGATTCCGTCCGTGAGTCGTGA
- the rpmB gene encoding 50S ribosomal protein L28 has product MAAVCDVCAKGPGFGKSVSHSHRRTNRRWNPNIQSVRAQVAPGNTRKMNVCTSCLKAGKVVRG; this is encoded by the coding sequence ATGGCTGCCGTCTGCGACGTATGCGCCAAGGGCCCCGGCTTCGGGAAGTCGGTCTCGCACTCGCACCGGCGTACCAACCGTCGCTGGAACCCGAACATCCAGAGCGTCCGCGCTCAGGTTGCGCCGGGCAACACCCGCAAGATGAACGTGTGCACCTCCTGCCTCAAGGCCGGCAAGGTCGTTCGCGGCTGA
- a CDS encoding DAK2 domain-containing protein yields MLEVEDTVDGRALRRWAELGVDSLERRRAEINSLNVFPVPDGDTGTNLLVTMRAAAGAIGGPVDGALTASAVAEGLARGAFAGARGNSGVILAQALRGVADSIAGLTSVDGRALADALASAAALVTRALSAPARGTIVSVLESAAEGAGRAARDPEATVCEVVVASADAAADALQRTTTQLDVLAEAGVVDAGGLGLSILLDCLVEVATGTRPHRHIRLSGAARPVPETTAADDHSQGSDHPHGSDRQEYEVMYLVEDSDEARIAALRPRLDALGDSVAIVAGGAGCWSVHVHCCDPGAAVEAGLAAGSLRRIDITCFALDAARRGCTDPVPAPPVAGDAGRAVLAVVAGDGTADLFEAEGATVLRADAMITPGRMLDAIRALPSRDVLVLPNGALSAQDVVAVGVRARAEGRDVMFLPSSSLVQGLASLAVHDPTRATVDDAFAMSEVASCVRWGSLRFATERALTWVGTCEPGDALGLSGHDVVVIEHDLVAAGVSLLGKILAAGGELVTMLVGADAPEGLAEQLAEYLDHRHPEIDVVVYRGGQRSDLLQLGIE; encoded by the coding sequence GTGCTCGAGGTCGAGGACACCGTCGACGGACGGGCGTTGCGCCGATGGGCCGAACTCGGAGTGGACAGCCTCGAGCGGCGCCGGGCCGAGATCAACTCCCTCAACGTCTTCCCGGTGCCGGACGGCGACACCGGAACCAACCTGCTCGTCACCATGCGGGCCGCCGCCGGGGCGATCGGCGGACCCGTCGACGGGGCCCTCACCGCCTCCGCCGTCGCGGAGGGGCTCGCCCGCGGAGCGTTCGCGGGGGCGCGCGGCAATTCGGGGGTCATCCTGGCGCAGGCCCTGCGCGGTGTCGCCGACTCCATCGCCGGTCTGACCAGCGTCGACGGCCGGGCCCTGGCCGACGCCCTCGCCTCCGCCGCCGCCCTGGTGACGCGGGCGCTCAGCGCCCCGGCGCGGGGAACCATCGTCAGCGTGCTCGAATCGGCCGCCGAGGGAGCCGGCCGCGCGGCCCGCGACCCCGAGGCGACGGTGTGCGAGGTGGTGGTCGCGAGCGCCGACGCCGCCGCCGACGCCCTGCAGCGCACCACCACGCAGCTCGACGTCCTCGCCGAGGCGGGGGTCGTCGACGCCGGCGGTCTCGGCCTGTCGATCCTGCTCGACTGCCTCGTCGAGGTCGCCACGGGCACCCGGCCCCACCGGCACATCCGGCTGTCCGGCGCCGCCCGGCCCGTCCCCGAGACGACCGCCGCCGACGACCACTCCCAGGGCAGCGACCACCCGCACGGCAGCGACCGGCAGGAATACGAGGTCATGTATCTCGTCGAAGACTCCGACGAGGCACGCATCGCCGCCCTGCGCCCGCGTCTCGACGCCCTCGGCGACTCGGTCGCCATCGTCGCCGGCGGAGCCGGATGCTGGTCGGTACACGTGCACTGCTGCGATCCCGGTGCCGCCGTCGAGGCCGGTCTCGCCGCCGGGTCGCTGCGCCGCATCGACATCACCTGCTTCGCGCTCGACGCCGCCCGCCGGGGCTGCACGGACCCCGTGCCCGCACCACCGGTCGCGGGGGACGCGGGAAGGGCCGTGCTCGCGGTGGTCGCCGGCGACGGGACCGCCGACCTGTTCGAGGCCGAGGGCGCCACGGTCCTGCGCGCCGACGCGATGATCACCCCGGGCCGCATGCTCGACGCGATCCGCGCCCTGCCCAGCCGCGACGTGCTGGTCCTGCCCAACGGCGCCCTGTCGGCACAGGACGTCGTCGCCGTCGGTGTGCGCGCCCGCGCCGAGGGCCGCGACGTGATGTTCCTGCCGAGCTCGTCGCTGGTCCAGGGGCTGGCGTCGCTGGCCGTGCACGACCCCACCCGCGCCACCGTCGACGACGCCTTCGCCATGTCGGAGGTGGCGTCGTGCGTGCGCTGGGGGTCGCTGCGGTTCGCCACCGAACGGGCGCTGACCTGGGTCGGGACGTGCGAGCCGGGCGACGCGCTGGGGTTGTCGGGTCACGATGTCGTAGTCATCGAGCATGATCTGGTGGCAGCGGGTGTGTCGCTGCTCGGCAAGATCCTCGCCGCGGGTGGTGAGCTCGTGACGATGCTCGTCGGCGCCGACGCCCCGGAAGGACTGGCCGAGCAGCTGGCCGAGTACCTCGACCACCGGCATCCGGAGATCGACGTGGTCGTGTACCGGGGCGGTCAGCGCAGCGACCTGCTGCAGCTCGGCATCGAGTAG
- the recG gene encoding ATP-dependent DNA helicase RecG, whose amino-acid sequence MATLADRLDHLLGRKTADALLDAFGMTTVEDLLRHYPHRYATQGAELGESQPEEGQHITIVARVESAQEVPMKSRAGKRLAVRLRSDRHTIDVTFFNPHRVKHNIKPGVRAMFSGTVKYFRGKWSLTHPSYLVLPEPRDAEDLVSAAPARVRGAGALAGLARASGTGEGVDMSIFDRALIPVYRATREVESWTVMRCVRQILDQLDHVEDPLPEWVREEHGLPGLDEALRSIHLPESKQEIEGARARLRFDEAAALQLVLAGRRHDVEVRSAPACPPHPDGIAAEFDRRLPFELTAGQLAVADEISADLAREHPMNRLLQGEVGSGKTIVALRAMLQVIDSGRQCALLAPTEVLAAQHARSIGKMLGDLAQAGELGAHERATRIALLTGSMGVARKRQALNEAVTGDAGIVIGTHALIEDNVKFWDLGLVVIDEQHRFGVEQRDALRSRGRDGASPHVLVMTATPIPRTIAMTVLGDLEVSTLRELPRGRSPVVSRVVPAKVHPTWVDRAWERIREEVAEGRQAYVVCSRIGDGDADDDAAFDPSVLEETGSGKGRQGPPETTSVLEQYEFLSTGPLSDLRVGLLHGRLPADEKDAVMQAFNAGEIDVLVCTTVVEVGVDVPNATVMVIVDADRFGVSQLHQLRGRVGRGGHQGLCLLVTDAKPGTPTMMRLEAVAGTTDGFELAQLDLQLRREGDVLGVAQSGTVSTLRLLSLVDDAEVIESARDFARAVTEEDPGLTKHPGLARMVSAALDAERVEYLEKA is encoded by the coding sequence GTGGCGACACTCGCGGACCGGCTCGATCACCTCCTCGGCCGGAAGACGGCCGACGCGTTGCTCGACGCGTTCGGGATGACGACCGTCGAGGACCTGCTGCGCCACTATCCCCACCGCTACGCCACCCAGGGCGCCGAGCTCGGCGAGAGCCAGCCCGAAGAGGGCCAGCACATCACGATCGTCGCGCGGGTCGAGTCGGCGCAGGAGGTGCCGATGAAGTCGCGCGCCGGCAAGCGCCTGGCCGTGCGGCTGCGTTCCGACCGGCACACCATCGACGTCACCTTCTTCAACCCGCACCGGGTCAAGCACAACATCAAGCCCGGGGTGCGGGCGATGTTCTCCGGCACGGTGAAGTACTTCCGCGGCAAGTGGAGCCTGACCCACCCGAGCTATCTGGTGCTGCCCGAACCCCGCGACGCCGAGGACCTCGTCTCCGCGGCCCCCGCCCGGGTGCGGGGCGCCGGAGCCCTGGCCGGTCTCGCCCGGGCCTCCGGCACCGGCGAGGGGGTCGACATGTCGATCTTCGACCGCGCGCTGATCCCCGTCTACCGGGCCACCCGGGAGGTCGAGTCCTGGACGGTGATGCGCTGCGTGCGGCAGATCCTCGACCAGCTCGACCACGTCGAGGACCCGCTGCCCGAGTGGGTGCGCGAGGAGCACGGCCTGCCGGGGCTCGACGAGGCGCTGCGCTCGATCCACCTGCCCGAGTCGAAGCAGGAGATCGAGGGGGCCCGCGCACGGCTGCGGTTCGACGAGGCCGCGGCGCTGCAGCTCGTGCTCGCCGGGCGGCGGCACGACGTGGAGGTGCGCTCGGCGCCGGCCTGCCCGCCCCACCCGGACGGGATCGCCGCCGAGTTCGACCGTCGCCTACCGTTCGAACTGACCGCCGGGCAGCTCGCGGTGGCCGACGAGATCTCCGCCGACCTGGCCCGTGAGCACCCCATGAACCGGCTGCTGCAGGGCGAGGTCGGGTCGGGCAAGACCATCGTGGCGCTGCGGGCGATGCTGCAGGTGATCGACTCCGGGCGCCAGTGCGCGCTGCTCGCTCCCACCGAGGTGCTCGCCGCGCAGCACGCCCGCTCCATCGGGAAGATGCTCGGCGACCTGGCGCAGGCGGGGGAGCTCGGTGCGCACGAGCGGGCCACCCGCATCGCGCTGCTCACCGGCTCGATGGGTGTCGCCCGCAAGCGGCAGGCCCTCAACGAGGCGGTGACCGGCGACGCCGGGATCGTCATCGGCACCCACGCGCTCATCGAGGACAACGTGAAGTTCTGGGATCTCGGCCTGGTCGTGATCGACGAACAGCACCGGTTCGGTGTGGAGCAGCGCGACGCCCTGCGCTCGCGGGGCCGCGACGGTGCCTCCCCGCACGTGCTGGTGATGACCGCGACCCCCATTCCGCGCACCATCGCCATGACCGTGCTCGGCGACCTCGAGGTGTCGACCCTGCGCGAGCTGCCCCGCGGGCGGTCGCCCGTCGTGAGCCGCGTGGTGCCCGCCAAGGTGCATCCCACCTGGGTGGACCGGGCGTGGGAACGCATCCGTGAGGAGGTCGCCGAGGGGCGGCAGGCCTACGTGGTGTGCTCGCGCATCGGGGACGGCGACGCCGACGACGACGCGGCCTTCGATCCGTCGGTGCTCGAGGAGACCGGATCGGGGAAGGGCAGGCAGGGGCCACCGGAGACCACCTCGGTGCTCGAGCAGTACGAGTTCCTCTCGACCGGGCCGTTGAGCGATCTGCGGGTGGGGCTGCTGCACGGGCGGCTGCCCGCCGACGAGAAGGACGCCGTGATGCAGGCCTTCAACGCCGGCGAGATCGACGTGCTCGTGTGCACGACGGTCGTCGAGGTCGGTGTCGATGTGCCGAACGCCACGGTGATGGTGATCGTCGACGCCGACCGGTTCGGCGTCAGCCAGCTGCACCAGCTGCGCGGCCGCGTCGGCCGTGGTGGTCACCAGGGTCTGTGCCTGCTGGTGACGGACGCCAAGCCCGGTACCCCGACGATGATGCGGCTCGAGGCCGTGGCGGGGACCACCGACGGTTTCGAGCTCGCCCAGCTCGACCTGCAGCTGCGCCGTGAGGGCGACGTGCTCGGCGTCGCCCAGTCCGGCACCGTCTCGACGCTGCGGCTGCTGTCCCTCGTCGACGACGCCGAGGTCATCGAGTCCGCGCGGGACTTCGCGCGGGCGGTGACCGAGGAGGATCCCGGCCTGACGAAGCATCCCGGCCTGGCCCGGATGGTGAGCGCCGCGCTCGACGCCGAGCGGGTCGAGTACCTCGAGAAGGCCTGA
- a CDS encoding pyruvate carboxylase translates to MFSKVLVANRGEIAIRAFRAAYELGAGTVAVFPYEDRNSLHRLKADEAYQIGEEGHPVRAYLSVDKIVEAAVAAGADAIYPGYGFLSENPDLAAACAEAGLTFVGPSAEILELTGNKARAIASAKAAGLPVLASSEPSADVDALLAAAESMSFPIFVKAVAGGGGRGMRRVAEPAQLREAIEAASREADAAFGDPTVFLEQAVVNPRHIEVQILADKYGNVIHLFERDCSVQRRHQKVIELAPAPNLDPALRDRICADAVAFAKEIGYQCAGTVEFLVDERGNHVFIEMNPRIQVEHTVTEEITDVDLVQSQLRIAAGESLADLGLSQENITIRGAALQCRITTEDPANGFRPDTGRITGYRTPGGAGIRLDGGTSVGAEISAHFDSMLVKLTARGRNLETAVARARRAVTEFRIRGVATNIPFLQAVLDDPDFRAGKVTTSFIEERPQLLTLRSSADRGTKILRYLADVTVNKPHGERPTKVYPHDKLPVIDLSVAPPAGSRQRLLELGPEGFARALREQKALGVTDTTFRDAHQSLLATRVRSKDLLTVAGHVARMTPQLLSIEAWGGATYDVALRFLHEDPWERLAALREAIPNINLQMLLRGRNTVGYTPYPEAVTRAFVQEAADTGIDIFRIFDALNNVDQMRPAIDAVRETGTTLAEVALSYTGDLSNPNETIYTLDYYLRLAEEIVEAGAHVLAIKDMAGLLRAPAAAKLVSALRSNFDLPVHVHTHDTPGGQLATYLAAWQAGADAVDGASAALAGTTSQPALSAIVAAAANSEFDTGIDLQAVCDLEPYWEALRKVYAPFESGLPAPTGRVYTHEIPGGQLSNLRQQAIALGLGDRFEEVEAAYAGADRLLGRLIKVTPSSKVVGDLALHLVGAGVSVEDFAAEPGKYDIPDSVIGFLRGDLGTPAGGWPEPFRSKALAGRAEPKPVTPLAPEEEKALAGTAHERRRMLNQLLFPGPAKEFEQHREEFGDTTELSANQFFYGLRHGEEHRVRLDKGVELLIGLEAISDADEKGFRTVMCILNGQLRPVSVRDRSVAADVPAAEKADRNNPGHVAAPFAGTVTLVVAEGDTVAAGDTVATIEAMKMEAAITAPRGGRITRVAIGAVQQVEGGDLLVEVSAGDNAE, encoded by the coding sequence ATGTTCTCGAAAGTGCTTGTCGCCAACCGTGGCGAGATCGCGATCCGCGCGTTCCGTGCCGCCTACGAACTGGGCGCCGGGACGGTCGCGGTGTTCCCGTACGAAGACCGCAACTCCCTGCACCGGCTCAAGGCCGACGAGGCCTATCAGATCGGTGAGGAGGGGCACCCGGTCCGGGCGTATCTGTCCGTCGACAAGATCGTCGAGGCGGCGGTGGCGGCCGGAGCCGACGCGATCTATCCCGGTTACGGATTCCTCTCCGAGAACCCCGACCTCGCCGCGGCCTGCGCCGAGGCCGGTCTCACCTTCGTCGGCCCCTCGGCGGAGATCCTCGAGCTGACCGGCAACAAGGCCCGCGCGATCGCGTCGGCGAAGGCGGCGGGGCTGCCCGTCCTCGCGTCCTCCGAGCCGTCGGCCGACGTCGACGCCCTGCTCGCGGCCGCCGAATCGATGAGCTTCCCGATCTTCGTCAAGGCCGTCGCCGGTGGTGGCGGACGCGGCATGCGCCGTGTCGCCGAGCCCGCCCAGCTGCGCGAGGCCATCGAGGCGGCCTCCCGCGAGGCCGATGCCGCCTTCGGTGACCCGACCGTCTTCCTCGAGCAGGCCGTGGTCAACCCCCGCCACATCGAGGTCCAGATCCTCGCCGACAAGTACGGCAACGTCATCCACCTGTTCGAGCGCGACTGCTCGGTCCAGCGCCGCCACCAGAAGGTCATCGAGCTCGCCCCCGCCCCCAACCTCGACCCCGCACTGCGCGACCGCATCTGCGCCGACGCTGTGGCCTTCGCCAAGGAGATCGGCTACCAGTGCGCCGGCACCGTCGAGTTCCTCGTCGACGAGCGCGGCAACCACGTGTTCATCGAGATGAACCCGCGCATCCAGGTCGAGCACACGGTCACCGAGGAGATCACCGACGTCGATCTCGTGCAGTCCCAGCTGCGCATCGCCGCCGGCGAGTCCCTCGCGGACCTGGGCCTGTCGCAGGAGAACATCACCATCCGCGGCGCGGCGCTGCAGTGCCGCATCACCACCGAGGATCCGGCCAACGGTTTCCGGCCCGACACCGGCCGCATCACCGGCTACCGCACCCCGGGTGGTGCCGGCATCCGTCTCGACGGCGGCACCTCGGTCGGCGCGGAGATCTCCGCGCACTTCGACTCGATGCTGGTCAAGCTCACCGCCCGCGGCCGCAACCTCGAAACCGCGGTGGCCCGCGCCCGCCGCGCCGTCACCGAGTTCCGCATCCGCGGTGTGGCCACGAACATCCCGTTCCTGCAGGCCGTGCTCGACGACCCGGACTTCCGTGCCGGGAAGGTGACCACCTCGTTCATCGAGGAGCGCCCGCAGCTGCTGACCCTGCGCTCGTCGGCCGACCGCGGCACCAAGATCCTGCGCTATCTCGCCGACGTGACCGTCAACAAGCCGCACGGCGAACGGCCCACCAAGGTCTACCCGCACGACAAGCTGCCCGTCATCGACCTCAGCGTCGCCCCACCGGCCGGGTCGCGTCAGCGGCTGCTCGAGCTCGGCCCCGAGGGTTTCGCCCGGGCGCTGCGTGAGCAGAAGGCGCTCGGCGTCACCGACACCACCTTCCGCGACGCGCACCAGTCGCTGCTCGCCACCCGCGTGCGCAGCAAGGACCTGCTGACGGTCGCCGGGCACGTGGCCCGCATGACCCCTCAGCTGCTGTCCATCGAGGCGTGGGGCGGTGCGACCTACGACGTGGCGCTGCGCTTCCTGCACGAGGACCCCTGGGAGCGGCTCGCGGCGCTGCGCGAGGCGATCCCGAACATCAACCTGCAGATGCTGCTGCGCGGCCGCAACACCGTCGGCTACACCCCCTACCCGGAGGCCGTCACCCGCGCCTTCGTGCAGGAGGCCGCCGACACGGGCATCGACATCTTCCGCATCTTCGACGCACTGAACAACGTCGACCAGATGCGCCCGGCGATCGACGCCGTCCGCGAGACCGGCACCACGCTCGCCGAGGTCGCCCTGTCCTACACCGGAGACCTGTCGAACCCGAACGAGACGATCTACACCCTCGACTACTACCTGCGCCTGGCCGAGGAGATCGTCGAGGCCGGTGCCCACGTCCTGGCCATCAAGGACATGGCCGGTCTGCTGCGCGCCCCCGCCGCCGCCAAGCTCGTGTCGGCGCTGCGCAGCAACTTCGACCTGCCGGTGCACGTGCACACGCACGACACCCCGGGCGGGCAGCTCGCCACCTACCTCGCTGCCTGGCAGGCCGGTGCCGACGCCGTCGACGGTGCCTCCGCGGCCCTGGCCGGCACCACCAGCCAGCCCGCTCTCTCGGCGATCGTCGCCGCCGCGGCGAACAGCGAGTTCGACACCGGCATCGACCTGCAGGCCGTGTGCGATCTCGAGCCGTACTGGGAGGCGCTGCGCAAGGTGTACGCGCCGTTCGAGTCCGGACTGCCGGCGCCGACCGGTCGCGTCTACACCCACGAGATCCCCGGCGGGCAGCTGTCGAACCTGCGCCAGCAGGCCATCGCCCTCGGTCTCGGCGACCGCTTCGAAGAGGTCGAGGCCGCCTACGCCGGCGCCGACCGTCTCCTCGGCCGCCTGATCAAGGTCACCCCGTCCAGCAAGGTCGTCGGCGACCTGGCCCTGCACCTCGTCGGTGCCGGGGTCTCGGTCGAGGACTTCGCCGCCGAGCCCGGCAAGTACGACATCCCCGATTCGGTGATCGGCTTCCTGCGCGGCGACCTCGGCACCCCCGCGGGGGGCTGGCCCGAGCCGTTCCGCAGCAAGGCCCTGGCGGGCCGCGCCGAACCCAAGCCGGTCACCCCGCTCGCCCCGGAGGAGGAGAAGGCCCTGGCCGGCACCGCCCACGAGCGGCGCCGGATGCTCAACCAGCTGCTGTTCCCCGGACCGGCCAAGGAGTTCGAGCAGCACCGCGAGGAGTTCGGCGACACCACCGAGCTGTCGGCCAACCAGTTCTTCTACGGCCTGCGGCACGGCGAGGAGCACCGCGTGCGCCTCGACAAGGGTGTCGAGCTTCTCATCGGCCTCGAGGCGATCTCCGACGCCGACGAGAAGGGCTTCCGCACCGTCATGTGCATCCTCAACGGGCAGCTGCGCCCGGTGTCGGTGCGCGACCGGTCGGTGGCCGCGGACGTCCCCGCCGCGGAGAAGGCCGACCGCAACAACCCCGGCCACGTCGCCGCGCCGTTCGCCGGCACGGTCACCCTCGTGGTGGCCGAGGGCGACACCGTCGCCGCGGGCGACACCGTCGCCACCATCGAGGCCATGAAGATGGAGGCCGCGATCACCGCACCGCGCGGCGGCCGCATCACCCGCGTCGCCATCGGGGCCGTCCAGCAGGTCGAGGGCGGCGACCTGCTCGTCGAGGTGTCCGCGGGAGACAACGCCGAGTGA